TCTGGCGGATGCGCTCGCGCGTGATACCGAACTCGACGCCAACCTCTTCGAGTGTGCGGTAGCGGCCATCTTTCAGGCCATAGCGCAGCTGGATGATCTTGCGCTCGCGCTCAGGCAGCTTCTGGAGCACCTCTTCGATCTGCTCGCGCAGCATCGAGGCCGCAGCTGCGTCGGCCGGCGTCGAGATCCGATCGTCTTCGATGAAATCGCCCATGCGGCCCTCGCCCTCCTGGCCAACCGGCATCTCGAGCGAGAGCGGATGCATCGAGGCCTCGAGCGTGCGGCGCACCTTGTTCGGGCTCATGCCCATGGCGTCGGCGATCTCTTCGGGTGTCGGCTCGCGCTGCATCGACTGCTGAAGCTTATGCGAGGTGCGCTTGACCTGACTGATCGCCTCGCCCATATGCACCGGCAGGCGGATGGTGCGGCTCTGGTCGGCGATTGCGCGGGTGATTGCCTGGCGAATCCACCAGGTCGCGTACGTCGAGAATTTATGGCCCTTGGTGTAATCGAATTTCTCGACTGCGCGCATCAGGCCGATATTGCCCTCTTGCACCAGATCCATCATCGTCAGGCCATACGAAGTATACTTCTTGGCAATCGAGACGACCAGGCGCAGATTGGCCTGGATCAGGTGCTGGCGGGCGTCGTTGCCGCGCGTGAGGTGCTGCTCGAGCATACAGCGCTCTTGCCACGACTGGTATTCCTCGCGTTCGAGCGAGGCCTTGGCCCAATCGCCAACCTCCATCTGCTTGGCCAGCGTCACCTCTTGCTCGGCCGAGAGCAGTGGCACCTGGCCGATTTCCTGGAGGTACATGCGCACCGGGTCGTCGAGCGCGATATCGGTCAGGTCGGGGAGTTCAGCGAGGAGATCGTCTTCGATCGAGGCTGGAGCGTCGGTGATCTCGGTGGGCGTCTCAACAACCCGAATACCCTCGGCTTGCAGGGCCGCGTAGAGCTGATCTACATCGGCAACGTGGTGTTCCGGTTGCGGAAGCGCCTCGAGGATGTCGCTATAGGTGAGATAGCCCTGTGTGCGGGCGATCTCGAGCAATTGCTCCAGCATTTGCGCCCACTCCTGTAGCGAAGTCTCTGCGAGAGGGACGGTCATAGTCGCTTTCCTAATTGACATATTACACGACCTGTCAAGACCATCTGTTCTTGTCATGGTCATGTCGTGAAATCATTCACCAGTAGATAGCTGGTTTTTGGGCAACAAGATGGGGCTGAGAGCCGGTCACTCAAAGCCCCCGCATTGCTCTCGGATAAGAGGGACGCGAGCTTGGCACCCCATTTTTGCGCGTCTTTACTATAACATTAGTATCTGGTTAAAGTCAACCCCCTTCTCCACAAGATATTCTACATTTTCTCCACTTATCCACACAACGGAATCAGGTATAGAAGCCATGGAACATATGTTCTCCACATTTCAGCTGTCACAATTGTGAAGAACGTGCGTGCGGCCCGCAGCCAGGTATGCCATGGTATCGTGGCGCACCAGCCGGCAAGCTGCCTGGTATTCTGAGCATATAGACGCGCAATGTGCCGAGAGAGTCACATACTGCCAGGCCGGGGCGGTGCCGGCGCGTGTGTTA
The sequence above is drawn from the Candidatus Kouleothrix ribensis genome and encodes:
- the rpoD gene encoding RNA polymerase sigma factor RpoD, with the translated sequence MLEQLLEIARTQGYLTYSDILEALPQPEHHVADVDQLYAALQAEGIRVVETPTEITDAPASIEDDLLAELPDLTDIALDDPVRMYLQEIGQVPLLSAEQEVTLAKQMEVGDWAKASLEREEYQSWQERCMLEQHLTRGNDARQHLIQANLRLVVSIAKKYTSYGLTMMDLVQEGNIGLMRAVEKFDYTKGHKFSTYATWWIRQAITRAIADQSRTIRLPVHMGEAISQVKRTSHKLQQSMQREPTPEEIADAMGMSPNKVRRTLEASMHPLSLEMPVGQEGEGRMGDFIEDDRISTPADAAAASMLREQIEEVLQKLPERERKIIQLRYGLKDGRYRTLEEVGVEFGITRERIRQIEAVALRKLRHPHLGKKLRGYLD